In Brassica napus cultivar Da-Ae chromosome A3, Da-Ae, whole genome shotgun sequence, the sequence GAACAAGCAGAGTTTAGTTTTTCTTAACCAAGTCAAACCCTTCAAAGACACTTGGCGAGTACATGTGAAGTGTCTTCACTCATGTAAGATAAACAACAACTCTGGTGAATCTCTCGAATGCGTTCTCGTGGATGAACAAGTAagtttgattttatatatatatatcgtctCTTATATGTAATACTCTATCGATTTTGTTGTTTATACTAGcaaaaaatatcaatatcaGCTTTTATATTGTGTTTAGGGTGAGAAACTTCATGCTTCTGCCAAAAGAAATCAGATGTATCGTCTACAGCGCAACCTTCCTATTGGTGAATGGCGGTTTATTGAGAACTTTACAGTTACGAGTGCTGGAGGTCAATATCGAATAACTACCTCTCCaaattacatttattattttatctttgtttttctattattattatttatttatgtgaaaaaaattattttaaaaaccttattcctacatattttaaaagtatttatcatatattaagaACAAACAGTTTCTGATGTAATATATATTGccttttcaacatttttttcattaattataaataaggtTCCCCTATAATTGTATTAAGatagattataataatatagattttaaatactGTATAATAATTTGACAGATCTTACACATCGAGATACGAAATATATAATACACATGATTTTTTAACcatattgaattgatatatttggCTTCGTGTAATTTTCCATAAACAAATGAATATACATAAAATAGAATATGTATTTTTCATAAAGCTGTAAATttgttaaaatctaaataaaagaTTGTTTGTTCTCAACATTTCAAGATTACACAATACAGTGACGAAATACAAAGTTTAAACAGTAAACTTTAATAATACAAATTCGTTCAACTAAATTAAGATCTgcaaatgtttatatatatatcataaaaatatagaCCCGCCCAGTCGGGCGGGTTAAGATCTagtattgtattgttatctgaaaaagtctttaagttaaaaaattaaaaacataaaactataaaactaaatattaattaaataaaattattaattatataattaaaaaccgcgttaaaaagtttaacatttaaaaaaaaacacatactcttttaaaaatagtgAAAACCACGTTAAAaagtttaacattttaaaaaaaaatatgaatcaataatattaatataaaattttatccgAAAAACTCAGCAATAAatgcataaacaaaaaaacaaacaaactctaaaccctataaACCTAAGCATTATTTTAAACCAAATCCTAAGCCCAACCTAAACCAAACGCTAAACCTTTCTTACtacctaaaccttaaatcctacctaaccctaaaccctacctaaaccAGACCTTAACCCTatctaaacctaaaccctacatAAACCTAACCCTAATCCCTAACCCTTCCTactatctaaaccctaaacctttctAACCGTAaacctacctaaccctaaacgtaaaccctacctaaccctaaaccctatttaaCCTTAAACtctaccaaaccctaaaccctacctaaccctaaccctacataaccctaaaccctactaaccttTCCTAagctaaaccctacctaacctaaaacgtttctaaccctaaaccctttatagccctaaaccctacctaatcctaaaccttactaaccttaaaccctttcaaaccctaaaccctatctaaccctaaaccctacctaatcctaaacccttactagccctaaaccctacctaaccctataaaccctactaaccttaaaccctttcaaaccctaaaccctatctaaCCCTTAACCCTACCTAATCATAAACCCTACCTAATTTTAAACcttacctaaccctaaaccttcctaccctaaaccctttctaaccctaaaccctacctaaccctaaaccccttctaaccctaaacctgacctaaccctaaaccctgcctaaccctaaaccctgcctaaccctaaaccctacctaaccctaaacctgacctaaccctaaaccctacctaaccctaaaccctgcctaaccctaaaccctacctaaccctaaaccctgcctaaccctaaaccccacctaaccctaaaccctttctaaccctaaaccctacctaaccctaaactccTTTTATCCCTAAACctaacctaaccctaaaccctgcctaatcctaaaccctacctaaccctaaaccctactaaccctaaaccctaaaccctaaaccccgctaaccctaaaccctatctaattctaaaccctatctAACCCTAACCTTAcagaaccctaaaccctactaaccatAAACCctttttaaccctaaaccctatctaatcctaaaccctacctagTTTTAAACcctaccaaaccctaaaccctactttaccctaaaccctacctaccctaaatcctttctaaccctaaaccctacctaaccctaaaccccttctaaccctaaaccctgtcgaaccctaaaccctacctaaacctaaaccctttctaaccctaaaccctacctaaccctaaaccccttttaactctaaacctgacctaaccctaaaccctgcctaaccctaaaccctttctaaacctaaaccctgcctaaccCTAAACACATTCTAGCCCTAAATcttactaaccctaaaccccactaaccctaaaccctttgtaaccctaaaccctgcaaaccctaaaccctatctaattctaaaccctacctaaccctaaccctacagaaccctaaaccctactaaccctaaaacctacctaacctaaaccctacctaaccaaaaccctacctaaccttaaaacctttctaaccctaaaccctttctagccCTAAACCCTACATAATCCTAACGCCTACCTAATTCTAAACTCTACCTAACCATAAACCCTacctaccctaaaccctttttaaccctaaaccctacctaaccctaaaccccttcTAACCTTAAACCtgacctaaccctaaaccctgcctaaccctaaaccctttctaaaccctacctaattctaaatcctacctaaccctaaccatacataaccctaaaccctaataaccctaaaccctacctcctaaaccctacctaaccctaaaacctttctaaccctaaaccctactaaccttaaaccctaccctaaaccctacctcctaaaccctacctaaccctaaaccctttttgccctaaaccctacctacactaaaccctacctaaccatAAACCCTACCTACACTAAACattacctaaccctaaaccctacctagccctaaaccctaataaccttaaaccctacctaacccaaAATCCTacttaattctaaaccctacctaaccctaaaccctaaccctaaacccttttaaccctaaaccctacctaaccctttctaatcctaaacccttcctaaccctaaaccctgctcaaccctaaaaaccctaccaaaccctaaaccctttctaaccatAAACCCTACCTAATCTTAAACTCTGATAATCCcgataaccctaaaccctgcctaaacctaaccctaaaaccctacctAAACCTAATCCTATAACCCTACCTAAACCTAACCATAAATCCCATCTAACCTAAAACTCTAccaaccctaaacactaaaaaatAATCTCAAAACTTAATGCtaaaaaaacctaaactctacgGCTATATAATttgttgttgtgatattcaaatAACAAATTACATAGTGGATTTTAAATCTTCATCCattattttaattatcaaatattttgaaagttgtaTTATcataatgttaaattttattaaaatagaatgaaaaactattatcataaataaataaagaattttgATGAAATCAATAACAATTAATTACTAATATTTCAAAAACCTATAAACTATTATAGCAGtagaatctcaaaaaaaaaaattaaagttctcAAACATTTATTTGCCAATAACCATCCTTAAATCTTTGctcattcaaaaaaataatattttttacataaattgaaaacaagttttgttttttgaccAGAGACCCAAGTTTAAATTAtaccactaaaatattttaatatttaattgttcagaaatatatatatttatatattcgaGAGTAGACAATGCATAGATGATACTAAATTGATCGCAAGAATTCTTTTTGGAAAACACAATATAACTAGTATAGTATAaaaagaacttttcaaaaatttatgaaaatgtttgaTAAAACACTTGGTTGATAAAAAGTAGTAAACATAACAAGTAATTAACTAACATTATCCGTCCACAACAAGCAACTAAAGTGCAAAAGCCGACAATACAACCACTAACAACTAAACAAACAATTACAGGGAAAACATTTTGAAACTTCAGATTCGAATTTATGGATGATTAAATAACtaattttgtcaaaatctatatACAAAAGGAcacatgaaaagaaacaaaaatagcCACGCAAACTAAAGTTTAAACAAACGGACCACAGATGTGTTAGTGGGTGTAATCATATACTCGGACTTGATGCCACTCTCTCTATTTCCTTTCACATGAGTtcttaaaaatttatgttaacTGATTGAAAATTGTATTAAAGAATATCAACCCTTGGATAATCATGTCACAGTGTATTTGGTTTATGTATAGGTACATTTCTTGATCATTAAACCCTACACTTACATATAACTGAGTTGAGTTGATTAACCGAAAGTACCTGAACTAAACAGCATAAGTTTGCTTACCCATTCACACATTCACTTTAAGTGAAGAAGATCCACTTTAAGCAGCGTAAGTTTGCTTCAGATACTCTATGATTTCTGCACTCTCAAACATATTTACTCCAGTGTTTGGATCTTCCAGGTAAGGCACCtgatttgtatataaaaaaacaaacacatttCAGAAGTCTCTCTATGTATATACATTGTATACGCTtatatatgcatgtttttcTCTAACCCACCTGAAAGTGACCAGCTTTCGTAAGCAATTCCTGCCGTTTGGGGCTGCCACGAGCACAACTGATGACGATAAACAAAAGACAGCTAATATCAACAAAAGACTATTGTTCCTTTGGTTTTGATTCTTTGAAACAAATAAAGAACAACAGCAGATAGTGGCTATTCAAAGACTTTTTatgttcttgttgttgttgttaccaTACCTGCGTTGAATGTGTGGTAACTCCAGTTCTACGAGGACTTCGCGTACAAGCTTGCAAAACGGAGAACCCTGCAGAGCAATTCAAACAGAGATTGCAAGTTTAataagattttggtttttgaagaTCGATGTAAAATGATAAGATCAAACCTCGTATGCCCAGAAAACGATTGGCTTAGGTGGTAGTTTTGCTGGTGTGTACAAGTTACCCTGCATggtaaaaaaactcaaaaccatTGCTTTACTTATATTCAAGCattcaaatttataagaaaCACTTGATCTTTATAAATTTCGTTGGCATTGTCTTTTGAGAATATATGCCAAATAATGTAAATAGAGATTCTTGTTACCTTTCCTAGACGACCAAGCATTGCAAAGGCAGCTGTTATAGCCTACAACATGGACGTAGTTGATACTAATATGACTCTTGAATTTTTGAAGCAATAGGAAAGATAATCGGCAACATGTGCAAAGAAACTAACCGTTAATGGACCAAGTGACAGGCTTAAAGGAACTGTCCCATCTCCTGAACAAGTTTAACCAAAcattagagagaaaaaaaaacagtagtaCTACTTGAATAGTAATGATAATGAAAAGATgatgatattttcaaaaaagcCATTGAGAAGCAGAAACCAACCATATTTCTCGGATAGATATTTGATGATTCCATCTGATTCATACATGGACACTCCAGTATTTGGATCAACCTAccattaaaagagaaaattgtataattaacACTGAACATCAATAAACTCATTTCGTAGTGACTAAAGTGGTGTCAATCTACTTTCATTGATGGCTTTGGTGGGAAGAatggaaaagaaatgaaaaaatcaTTAGGATGGAGAAGGCAAACCATGTAGGGAAACTGTTGTTTGCCACCCATCTGAGTAACCATGGGGCGGAAATTAGGACTCCCTCTTGGGCAAGGATAGTAGAGAATATCAAGATCCAACACTGTAACCATTTCCCTGACCTGAAACTCCTCAACATTAGTAGACTTACCCTAAGTTATTGCAATACATCAAGAATATAATGATTCAGTAACTTGTTTTCATGGTACCAAGCAAAGGTTTTAAATAAAACGAAATCTTCAGAATCTTAGGCTAATTGCAAAAAGGTCTTAAGACAATAACATTGATTAAgtagaagtagaagaagaagaagaagaagagagtgttaATGTTACCTTCCGGCAAAAGGGACAGCTTCATTCACATACCGGAAACAgatgaaaaaatgaaatattcatTCAATAATCAAGAGATAGTAGAAACCAAAACAGTCTAAATGAATAAACTAAACACaacacatacatacatacatacatacccTTCAAACTCATATATCTCAATGGGTTTCGCAGGACGAAGCCCGAGCCTTGAGGTTTCCTTCACCGTGATCCCTACACATACCATCAATCAACCATTACAATAACCATCACAAGCCCACCTGAATAAAAAGTCCACAGCTTTAACTAGCAGAAGAGAAACATAGACTGAAAGAAAGGTTAGAACTTTGATCACGATTACCCCCAATTCGCAACGCATACTGATCAGCTGGGATCGCATTTTTGGACACGAAagaagcagagtacccagaaaCGAAAACGCCGGTGCCGAGTCGGAGAAGCACTCCGATAGCTGCACCCAATACATCCAAGAGCTTCCCCGGTTTAACGGCGAAGCGTTTCGGCTCGGGAGGTTTGAATCCTGGAGGAGCAGTGAATGCAGAATCAGCGCTGGATTTGGTGGACACTGAGACAGAGTCGGAAGGTTTAGCGGAGGAGGCTTTGACCATGACTAGGGTTCTTCGGATTGATCTGCTGCTTCGAGGAGAAGAAACCGGAAGGAGAATCGAAGGTTGAGGGAGGAGGACACTGTTCGCAAGCATCCCCGCCATCGATTCGATTCGATTCTCTCTCTTCTCGTTGATGAACTTGAGGGAGGGGATGTGAAAATGTCATTACTGCGAGTTCTGATCTTAACAATTAATGGGCCTATCTTTGGGCCTTAAGCCTACTGACATCGTCTCTAAGGGAAAAGAGGTTTTTGGACGGTGTTTGACAAtgtttagatattttcatatttattaatatctagttaatataaaatttgaaatcattaatatatttaagtatataattatgATTTAGATGTTTTCAGTATCTAAAATATTTCAGTTTGGATCGGATTCAGATCTGGTtatttgaatattaaaattgtagATACATCTAAGTCTTTATCAGTTTTAGTTTGTGTTTAGCATTACTTTTAAATcatgttcggttcggtttttcggaTCCAAATATTTTACCTatacttatttttttcattaatataaagcaaaataaaataaatatagaacaAATATTCTGAAGTTATTTTACATACATAATTATTGGACCATACTTTAAGAATATCAATCAAAATGGTTGGGCATCGTGTCAATATTGTTGAGCAGTAAATTTTACgtaatatataactaataatGTGTActttcttattaaaaatattcttggtaaatataataaaaatatgatacaatcGAGTGAAAAAATCTGTTTTTAATCGATTTCgcgaattttctttttttctttaaagctttttttatttcttatttttttagcaATCTAATTATGTTTCTAATTCTTGGtataatatgaaaattctgtaaataaaattaatatttggcTAAATTAGAGATCTGATTTTATGTGTGGTATTTTTCACCTCAGTTTTCTTAATTCATAActaatcaaaattatttgttgTATTTGTGTACATAAACCTCAATCATGACCAAGTTCGGAAAGGTATGAAACTTTCAATTTCTAAAAACTTTTTCATTCCAACATTTTAATTAATGTGAatcttaatgattttgtaatttctttctttcaacAATGATTTTATTCAACACATATATAACTTCAATTCACTAATACAAATGTTAAAATGCATGAACTAATAATGAACGGATTAAGAAAATTAGTAT encodes:
- the LOC106428483 gene encoding uncharacterized protein LOC106428483; the encoded protein is MAGMLANSVLLPQPSILLPVSSPRSSRSIRRTLVMVKASSAKPSDSVSVSTKSSADSAFTAPPGFKPPEPKRFAVKPGKLLDVLGAAIGVLLRLGTGVFVSGYSASFVSKNAIPADQYALRIGGITVKETSRLGLRPAKPIEIYEFEGCPFCRKVREMVTVLDLDILYYPCPRGSPNFRPMVTQMGGKQQFPYMVDPNTGVSMYESDGIIKYLSEKYGDGTVPLSLSLGPLTAITAAFAMLGRLGKGNLYTPAKLPPKPIVFWAYEGSPFCKLVREVLVELELPHIQRSCARGSPKRQELLTKAGHFQVPYLEDPNTGVNMFESAEIIEYLKQTYAA